A window from Bufo bufo chromosome 1, aBufBuf1.1, whole genome shotgun sequence encodes these proteins:
- the PCYOX1 gene encoding prenylcysteine oxidase 1, with protein MQLSAAVPCMLTGLILCSLRAAAFQDLRHPPNRIAVVGAGIGGTSAAYFLRQKFGKDVQIDIYEKGDVGGRLSTIEMEGNHYEAGGSVIHPLNLHMKTFVKELGLNAVSLRGNLVGIYNGEEFVFQESEWFLINVIKMIWNYGLNFLRLYMWVEDVLDRFMRIYRYQTFDYSFSSTESLLHAMGGDDFLTKLNVTIDEALQKSGFSQKFIDDIVVPAMRVNYGQAADINGFVGAVSLAGTDSGLWAVEGGNKLVCTGLLYASKAQLVQGTVTSVQEKVRPAKSGDTVRLYEVNSETGSGSALHLYDIVVIATPLNKELGNIKFLGFDPPIEPLSKPFQQCVATFVHGRINTSFFGCPKPCHFPVSEILTTDKPNFFIYSISPVSPVKPVTKSEISKASDIKVYKIFSPEPLTDEQLRFLFESYHAVIVKKWLAYPKYTPPEKLPPIILHRGIYYVNSIEKAASAMEMSAISAKNIALLSYHRWYGKDGQIDQEDLSERLKSEL; from the exons CTGTGGTAGGAGCTGGCATTGGAGGAACATCAGCAGCTTACTTCCTGCGCCAGAAGTTTGGGAAGGATGTCCAGATTGACATATATGAAAAGGGAGATGTAGGAGGGCGTCTGTCAACCATAGAGATGGAAGGGAACCATTATGAAGCTGGGGGGTCAGTTATACACCCTCTGAATCTGCACATGAAGACATTTGTGAAGGAGCTGG GTCTCAATGCTGTCTCACTGAGGGGAAACCTGGTTGGAATTTATAATGGAGAAGAGTTTGTTTTTCAAGAAAGTGAATGGTTTTTGATAAATGTGATCAAAATGATCTGGAACTATGGTCTCAATTTCCTGCGGCTGTACATGTGGGTGGAAGACGTTTTGGACAGGTTCATGAG gATTTACCGGTACCAGACTTTTGACTATTCGTTCTCCAGCACAGAGTCTTTGCTTCATGCTATGGGTGGAGATGATTTCCTCACAAAGCTCAATGTGACCATCGATGAAGCTCTGCAGAAATCTGGCTTCTCTCAGAAGTTCATTGATGACATAGTGGTTCCAGCTATGAGAGTCAACTACGGACAAGCAGCTGACATCAACGGCTTTGTTG GGGCAGTGTCTCTAGCTGGCACAGATTCCGGCCTTTGGGCAGTGGAAGGGGGTAACAAGCTAGTCTGCACTGGGCTTCTTTACGCTTCAAAGGCCCAGCTTGTTCAAGGCACTGTTACCTCTGTGCAAGAGAAGGTTCGTCCTGCAAAGTCAG GAGATACAGTGAGACTGTACGAAGTGAATTCTGAGACTGGCAGCGGGTCCGCACTACACTTGTATGATATAGTAGTCATTGCCACTCCACTCAATAAGGAACTTGGCAATATTAAATTCCTCGGTTTTGACCCACCAATAGAGCCTCTCTCGAAGCCTTTCCAGCAGTGTGTGGCCACCTTTGTCCATGGACGGATCAACACGTCTTTCTTTGGTTGCCCAAAGCCATGCCACTTCCCCGTCTCAGAAATACTAACCACTGATAAACCCAATTTTTTCATCTATAGCATTAGCCCAGTGTCTCCAGTAAAACCAGTGACTAAATCAGAAATTTCCAAAGCCTCTGATATCAAAGTCTATAAGATCTTCTCTCCGGAGCCCCTCACAGATGAACAGCTGCGTTTCTTGTTTGAGTCGTATCACGCAGTCATTGTAAAGAAATGGTTGGCTTACCCCAAGTACACCCCGCCGGAGAAGCTACCCCCTATCATACTGCACCGTGGCATTTATTACGTGAACAGCATAGAGAAGGCAGCCAGTGCCATGGAGATGAGTGCCATCTCTGCAAAGAATATTGCCCTTTTGTCTTACCATCGATGGTATGGAAAAGATGGACAGATCGACCAGGAAGATTTATCAGAACGTCTCAAGTCTgagttatag